AATAATTACTGTCTAAAGGAATAGGATTGTTTCTATCTACGCCGGGATCTATTTGAAATGAATACGTAGTGCCATCGATCACCTGGTCATTGAATACAGAATTATAACCGGGTAAAAAACCGCCGTTGTTTGTTTTGGTAAAGTATCTGCAATAATCTCCTAAACCTTTAGGATCTGTAAATTTCCCTGACAATAGAATAGCTGTAGTATCATCGTTATACGGCATTTTTTTCCACCACATTGAATCTAATATCTCTCCGAATGCCGGAATGGTTGTTGAGGATGTATACGTTTGTCCTTCTGTAGTAACAGTTAAAGAATAGGCTGTATTAAGTTGCCCTTTAAATGCATTGACATTATTAGAATCTATAGTGTAATAAAAATAATTGTAATTGTTTACGATAGGTACGCTGTATTCTTTTAACTGTTGTGTATCTACTCCATTTGAGATAGTGACAACTGCATTATGTACAAAAGCGCTGTCTAATAATTGAGGAGTAATGCTGCTGAAAAAACTGAAGCTTTTGGTAAGCACAACAACGGGTGGCTTATCATTTTCAATGGATGCATCTACCACCAAAACACCGTTTACATTGTTTAGGTTTAGATTAATATCTTTTTCGCAGGATGATAAGATAAAAGCTGCAATAGCAACAAAAAACAATTTATTCATTGCTGCAAAATTAATGATTGGTTTCACACAACGAGAACAACGAATGCAAAGTATACAACATTTTTAATTTTATAACAACCGTTTTCGTCAAGTTCATATTCACTGTTTTGGGGAAATAGCTTTCGTTGTTCCTTTGCTTTTTTGGCACACCTGCTTGAAACAAAAAAATCCCCGATGGCTTTACCATCGGGGAGAACTTCTAACAACTCTAAAAAGGAATTAACCTAAATATGCTTTTAATGCTCCGCTGTAACGGGCTTTTTGTAAACGTTTGATCGCTCTTTCTTTGATCTGGCGGATACGCTCTTTTGTCAGATCGTATTTCTGCCCGATCTGTTCGATGGTAACACCATTTTCACCATCCAAACCAAAATAAGCATTTACTATTTCTGCTTCACGTGGACTTAATGATTTTAATACACGACGAATTTCATTTCTCAAGGAATCATGCATTACATCTTCATCGGTATCATCACCACCTTGCAATAGATCGCCCATAGCTACATCTTCAGCCTCGTGTACCGGAGCATCTAATGAAGTATGACGAGTATTGCTTTGGAAGATATTATTGATCTCAGTTTCACTCATTTCCAACAACTCAGCCAATTCTTCTGTTGAGGGTTCTCTTTCATGCTCTTGTTCAAAAGCCATGTAAGCTTTGTTCGCTTTATTGTAAGTACCGATCTTATTTTGAGGTAAACGTACCAAACGACCCTGCTCAGCTAAAGCCTGTAAAATAGACTGACGTATCCACCATACAGCGTAAGAAATGAATTTAAACCCTTTGGTTTCATCGAAACGTTGGGCTGCTTTGATCAGACCAAGGTTTCCTTCGTTGATCAAATCACTTAATGATAACCCCTGATGTTGGTATTGCTTAGCAACAGAAACCACGAAACGAAGGTTTGCCTGCACTAATTTATCTAATGCACGTTGGTCGCCCATTTTGATCTTTTGAGCTAAAATTGTCTCCTCTTCAGGAGTGATCATCGAAATTTTTGAAATTTCCTGTAGGTATTTCTCAACTGCTTGTGAATCACGGTTGGTAATCTGGGTAGCTATTTTTAATTGTCTCATCTTAGTGGTTTATGTTTATGCTTTTATTCTAAATTATTGATATTATAACACTTGTTAGATACCAAAAGTTGAAAAAACGTTGCAATGGGGATGTTAATGTCCAATTCTATAAAGATTTGCAAATTTACGATGCGATTTTTGCATTTCATAGCTTTCGTGCAAAAAAGCGTGGAAACGTGGATAAATTTGACTTTTATTACGTTTGGGAACGTTTTCAGCCAAATTATCTATGGTTATATAAAGATTTAGTTAGATCTTTTTAACCTAGTTTACCTAAAGCATTTATTACATTTGATATATGAAAATAGATTTGCGTTCTGATACATTTACTACTCCAACGCCGGGTATGCTGGAAGCCATGTTCAAAGCACCTGTTGGTGATGATGTATTTGGAGAAGACCCTTCTGTAAACAAACTGGAACAGATGACTGCTGACATTTTTGGAATGGAAGCCGGGTTATTTTGCGTAAGCGGTACCATGGCAAACCAGGTTGCCATAAAAACACATACCCAACCAGGCAATGAAGTTATTTGTGACAAATTGAGCCATGTTTACATTTATGAAGCAGGTGGCATTGCTTTTAACAGCGGCTGCCAGGTAAAACCTATTGATGGAAATTTAGGCAGAATTACTGCAGAACAGGTAGAAGAAGCCATTAATCCGATTGACATTCATAAAGCAAAAAGCACGTTAGTTAGCTTAGAAAATACCGCAAACAGAGGAGGTGGAAGTTGCTATAATTTCATTGATATTCAAAACATTAAAGCAGTTTGTTCGAAATATAATTTGAGTTTACATTTAGACGGGGCAAGGCTTTATAATGCATTGGTTCACAAAAATGAAACGCCTAAACAATACGGAGAAATATTCAACAGCATTTCTGTTTGCTTAAGCAAAGGCTTAGGAGCTCCTGTAGGCAGTATTTTATTGGGGACTAAAGAGTATATTAAACAGGCAAGACAAATACGAAAGATCTTTGGAGGCGGATTGCGACAAGCAGGCTATTTAGCAGCGGCAGGAATATATGCTATTGAAAATCATGTAGATAAATTAAAAGAAGATCATGAGCATGCCAAACAAATAACAGCCGCTCTGCGTAAAAAAGACTTTATTGGCACTATTATTCCTGTTGAAACAAACATTATCATTTTTGAAGTAAAAGGAAGATTTACTCCTAAAGCATTGGTGGAGCATCTACAGAAAAAAGATATCCATTGCTTACCTATATCTCCTACACAAGTAAGAATGGTAACCCACTTAAATATAAAGCCGGAAATGGTCAATAAAATTATTCAAATTATAGATTTAATATAAATTATAACAAAAAATATTAAATGCTTATAAATCATACAATTATATAAATTATTTATATTTTTGTAAAGACATTTTTCTAGCAAGATATCTCATTTAACCTGCCAGTCTGAAAATAAAGAGATTCAATAACTTTAGTGCATTTTATAATCCTGTGGCTGGAAAAGCAAAAAATAAAGTTTTGCTAATAGTTTTTAGAGAGCACACTATTTCGTTACAGGCAACGTTACTTTGATGAAGATTATCTTTCATTAAAACGAATGCTTTGCTTTCCTCCTCTCAAATAATAATATTTCGGCAAAAGCAATTATTAATGCGGGTGCTTCGTCTTTGGATAGTAATTGACGATAGAAATATGTTTTACTTGGACGAAGAAAAGCCTATCACAATCAATGCTGACCATCTTCCGATAAAGATCATTGCCAATAATGGCTATCAT
The Ferruginibacter albus DNA segment above includes these coding regions:
- a CDS encoding sigma-70 family RNA polymerase sigma factor; protein product: MRQLKIATQITNRDSQAVEKYLQEISKISMITPEEETILAQKIKMGDQRALDKLVQANLRFVVSVAKQYQHQGLSLSDLINEGNLGLIKAAQRFDETKGFKFISYAVWWIRQSILQALAEQGRLVRLPQNKIGTYNKANKAYMAFEQEHEREPSTEELAELLEMSETEINNIFQSNTRHTSLDAPVHEAEDVAMGDLLQGGDDTDEDVMHDSLRNEIRRVLKSLSPREAEIVNAYFGLDGENGVTIEQIGQKYDLTKERIRQIKERAIKRLQKARYSGALKAYLG
- a CDS encoding DUF4249 family protein, whose product is MNKLFFVAIAAFILSSCEKDINLNLNNVNGVLVVDASIENDKPPVVVLTKSFSFFSSITPQLLDSAFVHNAVVTISNGVDTQQLKEYSVPIVNNYNYFYYTIDSNNVNAFKGQLNTAYSLTVTTEGQTYTSSTTIPAFGEILDSMWWKKMPYNDDTTAILLSGKFTDPKGLGDYCRYFTKTNNGGFLPGYNSVFNDQVIDGTTYSFQIDPGVDRNNPIPLDSNYFKRGDTITVKLADIDKSTYTFWNTWEFAYRSIGNPFAQPNKVIGNISNGALGAFYGYAADYKTLIVPK
- a CDS encoding threonine aldolase family protein is translated as MKIDLRSDTFTTPTPGMLEAMFKAPVGDDVFGEDPSVNKLEQMTADIFGMEAGLFCVSGTMANQVAIKTHTQPGNEVICDKLSHVYIYEAGGIAFNSGCQVKPIDGNLGRITAEQVEEAINPIDIHKAKSTLVSLENTANRGGGSCYNFIDIQNIKAVCSKYNLSLHLDGARLYNALVHKNETPKQYGEIFNSISVCLSKGLGAPVGSILLGTKEYIKQARQIRKIFGGGLRQAGYLAAAGIYAIENHVDKLKEDHEHAKQITAALRKKDFIGTIIPVETNIIIFEVKGRFTPKALVEHLQKKDIHCLPISPTQVRMVTHLNIKPEMVNKIIQIIDLI